A stretch of the Malus sylvestris chromosome 10, drMalSylv7.2, whole genome shotgun sequence genome encodes the following:
- the LOC126586881 gene encoding uncharacterized protein LOC126586881 — MRTSSKAKKQSKFMHIICAPVRILTKARNFYARGLEDYAGKVGYGGGGVSGYTASQVLPRSFSVNSSSSNDDEDLSQLLRTASSKRSNAEKERENNNIKSVGRSDLHRRPIVRQPTNTMNGMGLRSYSVGLKMGRIDEETACSFREDKVDVNADLYPRSRSHAVRRRNVGFA, encoded by the coding sequence ATGAGGACCTCTAGCAAAGCAAAGAAGCAAAGCAAGTTCATGCACATTATTTGTGCACCCGTTAGGATCTTAACCAAGGCAAGAAACTTTTACGCGAGGGGCCTGGAAGATTATGCCGGCAAGGTGGGTTATGGTGGCGGTGGTGTGAGTGGTTACACTGCTTCACAAGTTTTGCCCAGGAGCTTCAGCGTCAATTCTTCGAGTTCTAACGACGATGAGGACTTGAGTCAGCTTCTAAGAACGGCGTCGTCCAAGAGAAGTAatgcagagaaagagagagagaacaatAATATTAAGTCTGTTGGGAGATCAGATTTGCACAGAAGACCAATAGTTAGACAACCCACAAACACTATGAATGGAATGGGGTTGAGGAGTTACAGTGTTGGGTTGAAGATGGGAAGAATTGATGAGGAGACAGCTTGTTCTTTTAGGGAAGATAAAGTGGATGTGAATGCTGATTTGTATCCGAGAAGCAGAAGCCATGCTGTTCGGAGAAGAAATGTTGGGTTTGCATAA